The Methanobrevibacter sp. TMH8 DNA segment TAATAAAAAAATAAAAAAATGAGATATGAAAGTTAATCATATCTCAAATAAATTATTTATTTTTGTTTTTTGTTTAATGTTTTAAGCTAATTGATTTTTTGTTGTTAGCTAATATTATTTCTTTGTTTATGTTCTTTGGATCTACTTGGAAATGTGCTATGCAGTATCTGTGATTTGCCCTGTCGGGGAAGTAGCTGAGGATGATTGATATTTTCTTACCTGGTGCTATTGGTTTGATTTTGATGTATTTAGTTTTGATTTTAACTCCTTTTCTCATATGGAAAAGAGCTAAAACAGTAGCTTTAGATTTTAAACTTCCAGTATTGGCTATTGTAACTCTATATGTTGATATTCTTTTCTTAAAAGACAATTTTTTGATTGATGTGATTCCTAAGTCTGTTTTAGGGTTGACTTTTTGTATTTTTGAAATAGTTAGAGCTTTGTAGTTGTTGTCTCCTGTGAATTTTACAGAGAATTTATGTTTTCCTCCTTTTAAACCAGATATTTTGAAGACAGCTATTCCTTTATTATTTGTAGTTGCTGTATAAGTTCTCTTGTTAATAGTTAATGAAATCTTTTTACCTTTCAATATGTTTCCATCAGTATCTTTTAAAGTTACCTTTATGTTTGTTTTTTCACCTTGATT contains these protein-coding regions:
- a CDS encoding Ig-like domain-containing protein; its protein translation is NQGEKTNIKVTLKDTDGNILKGKKISLTINKRTYTATTNNKGIAVFKISGLKGGKHKFSVKFTGDNNYKALTISKIQKVNPKTDLGITSIKKLSFKKRISTYRVTIANTGSLKSKATVLALFHMRKGVKIKTKYIKIKPIAPGKKISIILSYFPDRANHRYCIAHFQVDPKNINKEIILANNKKSISLKH